A genome region from Rhodopirellula islandica includes the following:
- a CDS encoding EAL domain-containing protein — MASVDSLPIDRLRRSTAVYEDVWFLSGPTSPGDTLQHTPIDQEPFIVGRKSGVAMKLQFRTVSGNHAELKLVDGKLIVRDLESTNGTYLNGKRVTEPVVVGDEDLIHFAEAPFRVRRQSPTGVTAGTISENVCDQALALVQFDRLMSQRLVRPHFQPIVTVIGARMIGFEILGRGSVFGLESVGAMFQAAEQLNLEVELSRLLRWEGLRVGRELPDSPTLFVNTHPKEMEDGQSLIDSLSKVRTMASNTKIVLEIHESAVTNPEQMRRLHSTLKELDIQLAYDDFGAGQARLAELVEARPDYVKFDIGLIRGLSVVDSNRMRMLRSLVNMVQDLDISALAEGIETIEEVEACQEVGFDLAQGFYYGRPAPA, encoded by the coding sequence ATGGCTTCCGTTGATAGCCTTCCAATCGACCGACTTCGTCGCAGCACCGCCGTCTATGAAGACGTGTGGTTTCTGTCTGGTCCGACGAGTCCCGGTGACACTCTGCAACACACGCCGATTGATCAAGAACCGTTCATCGTGGGCCGGAAATCCGGCGTTGCCATGAAGCTGCAGTTTCGCACGGTCAGCGGGAACCACGCCGAGCTCAAGCTCGTCGATGGCAAACTGATCGTTCGGGATCTCGAGAGCACCAACGGCACGTACCTCAATGGAAAACGCGTCACCGAACCGGTCGTGGTGGGGGATGAAGATCTGATTCACTTCGCTGAAGCTCCCTTCCGAGTGCGGCGACAATCCCCGACCGGAGTCACCGCGGGGACCATTTCCGAAAACGTCTGCGACCAAGCTTTGGCGTTGGTTCAGTTCGACCGATTGATGAGCCAACGGCTGGTCCGTCCGCACTTTCAACCGATCGTCACCGTGATTGGTGCTCGCATGATCGGGTTTGAGATTCTTGGTCGAGGCAGCGTGTTCGGGCTGGAATCCGTCGGCGCCATGTTCCAAGCCGCTGAGCAACTCAACCTGGAAGTCGAACTCAGTCGACTGCTGCGTTGGGAAGGACTTCGGGTGGGCCGCGAACTTCCAGATTCACCGACCTTGTTCGTCAACACTCACCCCAAAGAAATGGAAGACGGCCAGTCGTTGATCGATTCCTTGTCCAAGGTCCGGACGATGGCATCGAACACCAAGATCGTGTTGGAAATTCACGAATCCGCCGTGACCAACCCCGAACAAATGCGGCGTCTGCATTCGACGTTGAAAGAATTGGACATCCAATTGGCCTACGACGATTTCGGTGCCGGCCAAGCCCGGTTGGCGGAATTGGTCGAAGCCCGACCCGATTACGTCAAGTTCGACATCGGCCTGATTCGTGGACTGAGCGTCGTCGACAGCAATCGCATGCGAATGCTGCGGTCGCTGGTCAACATGGTGCAAGACCTGGACATCTCCGCTCTGGCCGAGGGAATCGAAACGATCGAGGAAGTCGAAGCCTGCCAAGAAGTCGGCTTCGACCTGGCCCAAGGTTTCTATTACGGCCGCCCCGCTCCGGCGTGA
- a CDS encoding vitamin B12-dependent ribonucleotide reductase codes for MSTVLPESNATSRLPANDPALEKVDSEHGVEYAREKFGTALRGDRAGLKIKTTFCPDDGRTPFATTAWDLRSASIKDESGHALFEQTDCEVPASWSQLATNVVVSKYFYGDPKNTEERERSVRQLIHRVTRTISDWGLADGYFDSPEDGERFYRDLTWLCLHQHGAFNSPVWFNVGLHTQYGVEGDMCNWHWDRTKNTTAQPNNPYEYPQGSACFIQSVDDNMEDIMRLACSEAMLFKFGSGTGTDLSTIRSQREKLSGGGTPSGPLSFMRVYDSIAGVVKSGGKTRRAAKMQSLKVWHPDILEFIECKWAEEKKAHALIREGYDSNFNGEAYASVCFQNANLSVRLTDDYMEAVRKNGTFQTRWITDKPTTDPPSYVAKELLNKMAECAWHCGDPGVQYDTTINKWHTCPNSGAINASNPCSEYMFLDDTACNLASINLMKFVQSDGVFDHKRFRAACRTFFIAQEILVDHASYPTEPIARNSHKFRPLGLGYSNLGSVVMTAGLPYDSDAARGMCGSLTSLLHGEANRTSAELASVVGTFDGYAENEAPMLRVMQMHRDACDQINDDGPAELKEAARELWDGVLEIGEKYGFRNAQATVLAPTGTISFMMDCDTTGIEPDIALVKYKQLAGGGMLKIVNQTVKLGLKKLGYDADTIEEILKYVDANDTIEGAPGLQDEHLAVFDCAFKPANGVRSIGWRAHITMMAAAQPFLSGAISKTVNMPTDVTPQDIADAYFWGWELGLKAIAIYRDGSKQSQPLNTKSDEQKATDAAEAARVETVEKIVYKPRRERLPDTRQSLTHKFSIAGHEGYLCVGLYPDGRPGEMFITMAKEGSTIGGIMDSFGTALSIAMQYGVPLEVIVNKFSHTRFEPMGHTSNKDIRIAKSVVDYIARWLGITFMSGNDYSPSAEGAAKTGGNGPDLTNAPAGATANNNSPVMAELRADAGAAVALVERATLLASLQNGSSNGGATNGHTNGDSAAGAVAEKSTDGLGGQSDQFSRFQTDAPSCDNCGSITVRNGNCYLCHNCGNSMGCS; via the coding sequence ATGTCCACTGTTCTGCCCGAGTCGAACGCCACTTCCCGCCTTCCCGCCAATGACCCCGCCTTGGAAAAGGTCGATTCCGAGCATGGCGTCGAGTACGCACGCGAGAAGTTTGGCACCGCCCTGCGAGGCGATCGTGCCGGTTTGAAGATCAAAACCACTTTCTGCCCTGATGATGGGCGGACCCCGTTCGCAACCACCGCTTGGGATTTGCGCTCGGCGTCGATCAAAGACGAATCCGGCCATGCCCTGTTCGAGCAAACCGACTGCGAAGTGCCAGCGTCCTGGAGTCAATTGGCGACCAACGTGGTCGTTTCGAAGTACTTCTATGGCGACCCGAAGAACACGGAAGAGCGCGAACGCAGTGTTCGTCAACTGATCCACCGTGTCACCCGCACGATCAGCGATTGGGGTTTGGCCGACGGTTACTTTGACTCGCCTGAAGACGGCGAGCGTTTTTACCGCGACCTGACTTGGTTGTGCTTGCACCAGCACGGTGCCTTCAACAGTCCCGTGTGGTTCAACGTTGGTTTGCACACCCAGTACGGTGTCGAAGGCGACATGTGCAACTGGCACTGGGACCGCACCAAGAACACCACCGCCCAGCCCAACAACCCCTACGAATACCCTCAAGGTTCGGCGTGTTTCATCCAGTCCGTGGATGACAACATGGAAGACATCATGCGTCTGGCGTGCAGCGAGGCGATGTTGTTCAAATTCGGCAGCGGCACGGGAACCGACCTTTCGACCATCCGCAGCCAACGCGAAAAACTCTCCGGCGGTGGAACGCCCTCCGGCCCGTTGTCGTTCATGCGAGTCTATGACTCGATCGCTGGCGTCGTGAAGTCGGGCGGCAAGACTCGGCGTGCGGCCAAGATGCAGTCGCTGAAGGTCTGGCACCCCGATATTCTCGAGTTCATCGAGTGCAAATGGGCGGAAGAAAAGAAGGCTCACGCGTTGATTCGGGAAGGTTACGATTCGAACTTCAACGGCGAAGCTTACGCCAGCGTTTGTTTCCAAAACGCGAACCTGTCGGTTCGTTTGACCGACGACTACATGGAAGCGGTTCGCAAGAACGGAACCTTCCAAACTCGCTGGATCACCGACAAACCCACCACCGATCCACCCAGTTACGTCGCCAAAGAGTTGCTCAACAAAATGGCCGAGTGCGCTTGGCACTGTGGCGACCCCGGCGTGCAATACGACACGACGATCAACAAATGGCACACGTGCCCGAACAGCGGAGCGATCAACGCATCGAACCCTTGCTCGGAATACATGTTCCTGGATGACACGGCTTGCAACCTGGCCAGCATCAACTTGATGAAGTTCGTCCAGTCGGACGGGGTGTTTGATCACAAGCGTTTCCGTGCCGCTTGCCGCACGTTCTTCATCGCTCAAGAAATCTTGGTCGATCACGCCAGCTACCCGACCGAGCCAATTGCTCGCAACAGCCACAAGTTCCGTCCTTTGGGACTGGGGTACTCGAACCTCGGCAGCGTTGTCATGACGGCTGGTTTGCCTTACGACAGCGACGCTGCTCGTGGCATGTGCGGTTCCTTGACCTCTCTGTTGCACGGCGAAGCCAACCGCACCAGTGCGGAGCTTGCCAGCGTCGTTGGAACGTTCGACGGGTACGCCGAAAACGAAGCCCCGATGCTCCGCGTGATGCAAATGCACCGCGACGCCTGCGATCAAATCAATGACGATGGCCCCGCGGAACTGAAAGAAGCCGCTCGCGAATTGTGGGATGGCGTGCTGGAAATTGGCGAGAAGTACGGCTTCCGCAACGCTCAAGCGACCGTATTGGCACCCACCGGCACGATCAGCTTCATGATGGACTGCGACACGACGGGCATCGAGCCGGACATCGCGTTGGTGAAGTACAAGCAACTCGCTGGCGGCGGGATGTTGAAGATCGTCAACCAAACCGTGAAGCTGGGTTTGAAGAAACTGGGCTACGACGCTGACACGATCGAAGAGATCCTGAAGTACGTGGATGCCAACGACACGATCGAGGGTGCCCCCGGTTTGCAGGACGAGCACTTGGCCGTGTTCGATTGTGCTTTCAAACCAGCCAACGGTGTTCGCAGCATCGGCTGGCGTGCTCACATCACCATGATGGCCGCTGCTCAACCGTTCCTGTCCGGAGCGATCAGCAAAACCGTCAACATGCCCACCGATGTGACGCCGCAAGACATCGCTGACGCTTACTTCTGGGGTTGGGAATTGGGACTGAAGGCCATCGCGATTTATCGTGACGGCAGCAAGCAGTCGCAACCTCTGAACACCAAGTCGGACGAGCAGAAAGCCACCGACGCAGCGGAGGCCGCTCGAGTCGAAACGGTCGAGAAGATCGTTTACAAACCGCGTCGCGAACGTTTGCCTGACACCCGTCAAAGTTTGACTCACAAGTTCAGCATCGCTGGACATGAAGGTTACTTGTGCGTCGGTTTGTATCCCGATGGACGTCCGGGTGAAATGTTCATCACGATGGCCAAAGAAGGGTCGACGATCGGCGGCATCATGGACAGCTTCGGCACCGCGCTCTCCATCGCGATGCAGTACGGCGTGCCACTGGAAGTGATTGTCAACAAGTTCAGTCACACCCGTTTCGAGCCCATGGGACACACGTCCAACAAGGACATCCGCATCGCCAAGAGCGTCGTGGATTACATCGCTCGTTGGTTGGGCATCACGTTCATGTCCGGCAACGATTATTCTCCCAGTGCAGAAGGTGCGGCCAAAACAGGTGGCAACGGTCCCGACCTGACCAACGCTCCTGCCGGAGCAACGGCGAACAACAACAGTCCCGTGATGGCGGAACTGCGAGCCGACGCGGGGGCTGCGGTCGCGTTGGTCGAACGAGCCACGTTGTTGGCCAGTTTGCAAAACGGTTCTAGCAACGGTGGTGCAACCAACGGGCACACCAACGGCGATTCCGCCGCCGGTGCGGTGGCAGAAAAGTCGACCGATGGATTGGGCGGGCAATCCGACCAGTTCTCGCGATTCCAAACCGACGCTCCCAGTTGTGACAACTGTGGCAGCATCACGGTCCGCAACGGCAACTGCTACCTGTGCCACAACTGTGGCAACTCGATGGGTTGCAGCTGA
- a CDS encoding 2-isopropylmalate synthase: MSDQPTPDAMTQSAESQSADSPATENLATRQIRIFDTTLRDGEQSPGASMNLAEKLEVASALVDLGVDIIEAGFPIASPGDFESVRQIATTIRGATICGLARCAEKDIDRAWEALKTAPQARIHVFLATSAIHREFKLRMTPDEIVERAVAGVRRAASHCDDVEFSPEDACRTEHDFLCRVVEAAIDAGATTINVPDTVGYTTPGEIFDRFKMLRDRVPNMDKAVLSTHCHDDLGMAVANSLAAVDAGAGQIECTINGIGERAGNAALEELVMAMKTRQDFYHCQTNINSKRLVPVSRLVSKTTGINVQRNKAIVGRNAFAHESGIHQDGMLKERTTYEIMSPEEVGFTKTDLVLGKHSGRAALADRAKQLGMTLTGEQLQEVFEAFKELADKKKEIYDGDIVALVQQKISETVAPEWTLIDYEVTSGKNQTPNVRVTLRRDEQDFTEQVAQGDGPIDAAFWAVEKITGIQLVCKDFRVRSATLGRDAIGEVNLEVEHEGKTYRGTGVSTDSVESTILAMLNAINRVVAGIASDPGELPQP; encoded by the coding sequence ATGTCTGACCAACCGACACCTGATGCCATGACCCAGTCCGCCGAATCCCAGTCTGCCGATTCCCCAGCCACCGAGAACTTGGCCACTCGCCAAATTCGAATCTTTGACACCACGCTGCGTGATGGCGAGCAATCGCCCGGTGCCAGCATGAACTTGGCGGAGAAGCTCGAGGTTGCGTCGGCGCTGGTTGATTTGGGGGTCGACATCATCGAAGCCGGTTTCCCAATCGCTTCCCCAGGGGATTTCGAATCGGTCCGGCAAATCGCCACCACGATTCGCGGGGCCACCATCTGCGGGTTGGCTCGTTGTGCAGAGAAGGACATCGACCGGGCGTGGGAAGCGCTGAAGACGGCTCCTCAGGCTCGCATCCACGTGTTCTTGGCCACCAGCGCGATTCACCGCGAATTCAAACTGCGGATGACACCGGACGAGATCGTCGAACGAGCCGTGGCTGGGGTTCGCCGCGCCGCTTCGCATTGCGACGACGTGGAGTTCTCGCCCGAAGACGCCTGCCGGACCGAGCACGATTTCCTGTGCCGCGTCGTCGAAGCCGCAATTGACGCCGGAGCCACCACCATCAATGTGCCCGACACAGTCGGCTACACCACGCCAGGCGAAATCTTCGACCGCTTCAAAATGTTGCGGGACCGGGTGCCGAACATGGACAAAGCCGTCTTGAGCACGCACTGCCATGATGACTTGGGCATGGCGGTTGCCAACTCGCTGGCCGCCGTGGACGCCGGGGCCGGACAAATCGAATGCACGATCAACGGCATCGGAGAACGAGCCGGCAACGCGGCGCTCGAAGAATTGGTGATGGCGATGAAGACCCGCCAGGACTTCTATCACTGCCAAACCAACATCAATTCAAAACGCTTGGTCCCCGTCAGCCGCTTGGTCAGCAAAACGACGGGCATCAATGTGCAACGCAACAAAGCGATCGTCGGTCGCAACGCGTTCGCACACGAATCTGGCATTCACCAAGACGGGATGTTGAAGGAACGCACCACCTACGAAATCATGTCGCCCGAAGAAGTCGGCTTCACCAAAACCGATTTGGTCTTGGGCAAACACAGTGGACGCGCCGCACTGGCTGATCGTGCCAAGCAATTGGGCATGACGTTGACCGGGGAACAGTTGCAAGAGGTCTTCGAAGCCTTCAAAGAACTCGCCGACAAGAAAAAGGAGATCTACGACGGTGACATCGTCGCGTTGGTCCAACAGAAAATCAGCGAAACCGTCGCTCCGGAATGGACCCTGATCGATTACGAAGTCACCAGCGGCAAGAACCAAACCCCGAACGTGCGGGTCACCCTGCGACGTGACGAGCAAGACTTCACGGAACAGGTTGCTCAGGGCGACGGACCGATTGACGCCGCGTTTTGGGCGGTCGAAAAAATCACCGGCATTCAACTCGTCTGCAAAGACTTCCGGGTCCGCAGTGCCACGCTCGGTCGTGACGCGATCGGCGAAGTCAACTTGGAAGTCGAGCACGAGGGCAAGACTTATCGCGGGACTGGCGTCAGCACGGACAGTGTCGAGAGCACGATCCTGGCCATGCTGAATGCGATCAACCGCGTCGTCGCGGGAATCGCTTCCGATCCAGGCGAATTGCCTCAGCCCTGA
- a CDS encoding S1C family serine protease, whose amino-acid sequence MRNDQPSDEPMSLDGITPIPVPSVFSADQDAESAMLNAAKDGMRSGWEGSQAEEPSSDPEMEAAGFCFGNFPADSSSARDDSHSECPSPPVASPPVASSSADEPRSDAESGPSVTVQPHPVLQSLTLLATMALMLLLARYSVPHIVEEIRYAWHRGEMRAENETGVEGLRNVSLDSLSRAYEMVTSAVGPTVVHIDVERSVSEEDRSLQRLLGEDSYTLSDQGSGVVIDESGYILTNRHVIADGVAISVTLSDGRRLPAALVGSDTPTDLAVLKVHADGLIPIAWGDSDALRVGSPVWAVGSPFGLDRTITFGILSGKHRVVRAGVQHGSSARYQDFMQSDVAVNPGNSGGPLVDARGRLVGINTAIVGDTYQGVSFSIPSNVTRQIYDRIRETGKVERGWLGVLLSEVPDSMHRGEDLRVRGALISGVTGEDSPAAIAGLDVGDIVLKVDGVRVSDVGHLMRLIANLGHGTLLNVELTRDGEPMTVEVRLKRRPENLDR is encoded by the coding sequence ATGCGAAACGACCAGCCCTCTGACGAACCGATGTCGCTCGATGGGATCACGCCCATCCCTGTGCCTTCGGTGTTCTCGGCGGATCAAGATGCCGAATCAGCCATGCTGAACGCGGCCAAAGACGGGATGAGATCTGGGTGGGAGGGTTCTCAGGCGGAGGAGCCTTCGTCGGATCCCGAGATGGAGGCGGCTGGATTTTGTTTCGGCAACTTCCCTGCGGATTCGTCCTCCGCGCGAGACGACAGTCACTCGGAATGCCCTTCTCCACCTGTTGCCAGCCCACCTGTTGCCAGTTCATCGGCTGACGAACCGCGGTCGGATGCCGAGAGCGGCCCGTCAGTCACGGTGCAACCGCATCCGGTTTTGCAGAGCCTGACACTGTTGGCCACGATGGCACTGATGTTGTTGCTGGCTCGGTACAGCGTCCCGCACATCGTTGAAGAGATTCGATACGCCTGGCATCGCGGCGAGATGCGTGCCGAAAATGAAACCGGCGTCGAAGGTTTGCGAAACGTCTCGCTGGATTCTCTCAGTCGAGCGTATGAGATGGTCACGTCCGCGGTGGGCCCCACCGTGGTTCACATCGACGTCGAACGATCCGTTTCCGAGGAAGATCGCAGCCTGCAGCGTTTGCTCGGCGAAGACAGTTACACCTTGTCCGACCAAGGCAGCGGTGTGGTCATCGACGAGAGCGGCTACATCTTGACCAACCGGCATGTGATCGCCGATGGCGTCGCGATCAGTGTGACGCTCAGTGATGGGCGACGTTTGCCCGCCGCGTTGGTGGGCAGTGACACACCCACCGATTTGGCGGTGTTGAAAGTCCACGCGGACGGTTTGATTCCGATCGCTTGGGGCGACAGCGATGCGTTGCGGGTGGGGTCACCAGTTTGGGCGGTGGGCAGTCCCTTTGGTTTGGATCGCACGATCACGTTTGGGATTTTGAGCGGCAAACACCGGGTCGTTCGGGCGGGTGTGCAACACGGTTCCAGCGCCCGGTACCAAGACTTCATGCAAAGCGATGTGGCCGTCAATCCAGGCAACAGTGGCGGCCCGTTGGTCGACGCTCGCGGGCGTTTGGTTGGCATCAACACAGCGATTGTCGGTGACACTTATCAAGGCGTCAGCTTTTCGATCCCCAGCAACGTGACTCGCCAGATCTATGATCGGATTCGTGAAACGGGCAAGGTGGAACGCGGATGGCTGGGGGTTCTGTTGTCAGAGGTCCCGGATTCGATGCATCGCGGGGAGGACCTGCGAGTTCGCGGGGCCCTGATTTCTGGGGTGACCGGCGAAGATTCACCGGCCGCGATCGCGGGGCTGGACGTCGGCGACATCGTGCTGAAAGTCGACGGTGTGCGAGTCAGCGATGTCGGGCACTTGATGCGTCTGATCGCGAATCTGGGGCATGGAACGTTGCTCAACGTGGAACTGACTCGGGACGGGGAACCGATGACGGTCGAGGTGAGGCTCAAACGCCGACCCGAAAACTTGGATCGATAG
- the purM gene encoding phosphoribosylformylglycinamidine cyclo-ligase translates to MASTYKDAGVDLDVYAESMSRLPRLMHRTFSPRVMPSDGGFAGLFRLDFPGKLFARNYEEPVLVSGTDGVGTKLKIAQTMNQHETVGIDLVAMCVNDLICTGAEPLFFLDYVAMGRDDPARLERIVQGISDGCVDGDLALLGGETAIMPDMYGTEDYDLAGFAVGVVERKRLVDGHLIAPGDVVLGLQASGLHSNGFSLVRKIIADHGHQWSDVIDELNEDSSSPETLAQVCLRPTKIYVSAIRAIQSHYRVKQVLHGIAHITGGGIEENLDRILPPGVNAEIDPNAWTPNPIFRWLQQTGDVATSEMRRVFNMGIGMAVVVNEYYAASVASQLSEAGITCSPIGRIVEGSSKVVYKDA, encoded by the coding sequence ATGGCTTCGACCTACAAAGACGCCGGCGTCGATCTGGATGTCTACGCTGAATCGATGAGCCGCTTGCCTCGGCTGATGCACCGTACGTTCAGCCCTCGCGTCATGCCCAGCGACGGTGGTTTCGCGGGACTGTTTCGCCTGGATTTTCCCGGCAAACTGTTCGCTCGGAATTACGAAGAACCCGTCTTGGTCAGCGGCACCGATGGGGTCGGGACCAAGCTGAAAATCGCTCAAACGATGAACCAGCACGAAACGGTGGGAATCGACCTGGTCGCGATGTGCGTCAACGATTTGATCTGCACCGGCGCCGAGCCGCTGTTCTTCCTCGATTACGTCGCGATGGGACGAGACGATCCAGCTCGCTTGGAACGCATCGTCCAAGGCATCAGCGATGGCTGCGTCGATGGGGATCTCGCCCTGCTTGGTGGCGAAACCGCGATCATGCCCGACATGTACGGCACGGAAGATTATGACTTGGCCGGTTTTGCGGTCGGTGTCGTTGAACGCAAGCGGTTGGTCGATGGGCACCTGATCGCCCCAGGCGATGTCGTGTTGGGACTGCAAGCGTCCGGGCTGCACAGCAACGGGTTCTCCCTGGTTCGAAAAATCATCGCTGATCATGGGCATCAATGGAGCGATGTGATTGACGAACTGAACGAAGACAGCTCGTCACCTGAAACGCTCGCTCAGGTTTGCCTGCGTCCGACCAAAATTTATGTCTCGGCGATTCGTGCGATCCAGTCTCATTACCGCGTCAAGCAAGTCCTTCACGGGATCGCTCACATCACCGGTGGTGGGATCGAAGAGAACCTGGACCGGATCTTGCCGCCAGGCGTGAACGCGGAGATCGATCCGAACGCTTGGACGCCCAACCCCATCTTCCGCTGGTTGCAACAAACCGGTGACGTGGCCACGTCCGAGATGCGGCGCGTGTTCAACATGGGCATCGGCATGGCCGTGGTGGTCAATGAGTATTACGCCGCCAGCGTCGCCAGCCAGCTTTCCGAGGCCGGCATCACTTGCTCACCGATCGGCCGGATCGTGGAAGGTTCGTCGAAGGTCGTTTACAAGGACGCCTGA